One Thiocapsa sp. genomic window, GTGATGACGTTATTTTCCGATCCCACCTGTCCCTATTGCCATCGTGTTCGGATGGTGCTCTCCGAGAAGGGTATCGCGGTCGACGTGGTCGACGTCGACGCACACGACTTGCCGGCGGAGGTGCTGGACTTCAACCCTTACGGGACCGTCCCGACGCTTGTCGATCGGGATCTGCGGCTCTACGAGTCGCGCATCATCATGGAGTATCTCGACGAACGTTTCCCTCATCCCCCGCTGCTGCCTGTCGATCCCGTTTCGCGTGCCAGTGCTCGGCTGTTCATGTATCGCATCGATCGGGATTGGTACACCCTGATGGGCCGTATTCGGCTCGGAAGTCCGGCGGAGGCGGAACAGGCACGCAAGGAACTGCGCGAGAGCCTGGCCGTCACCGCGCCGGTCTTCGGTGCTCATACCTTCTTCATGAACGACGAGTTTTCTCTGGTCGACTGCTGCATCGCGCCGCTCCTTTGGCGCCTGCCGGTCTTGGGTATCGAGCTGCCGCCCCAGGCCGAGGCGTTGCGGGTCTACATGCGACGCATCTTTGCCTGCGATGCCTTCCGTAAGAGCCTCACCGAGGCCGAGAAGGAGATGATCG contains:
- a CDS encoding glutathione S-transferase N-terminal domain-containing protein, with protein sequence MTLFSDPTCPYCHRVRMVLSEKGIAVDVVDVDAHDLPAEVLDFNPYGTVPTLVDRDLRLYESRIIMEYLDERFPHPPLLPVDPVSRASARLFMYRIDRDWYTLMGRIRLGSPAEAEQARKELRESLAVTAPVFGAHTFFMNDEFSLVDCCIAPLLWRLPVLGIELPPQAEALRVYMRRIFACDAFRKSLTEAEKEMIADLS